In the genome of Massilia sp. PAMC28688, one region contains:
- a CDS encoding DUF1439 domain-containing protein gives MKKLLKHLVLLALAAGLLTACASVSGPRDIELPLSKLQNTLDRRFPMHNRAFDLFQVELARPRLSVQHHSGRVGIALDASMTPPFMRQVLRGNLALSGRLYIDQARSAVMLAEPVVEGFSITGMEGSAQRDLQRVANLLMSKVMVDVPLYQFQPQDLRYGGVQFVPTGISTTPRGIMVSVAPAR, from the coding sequence ATGAAAAAACTGCTCAAGCACCTGGTCCTGCTGGCGCTGGCGGCAGGGCTGCTCACCGCCTGCGCCAGTGTCTCCGGCCCCCGCGACATTGAACTGCCGCTGTCCAAGCTGCAAAACACGCTGGACCGGCGCTTCCCCATGCACAATCGCGCCTTTGACCTGTTCCAGGTGGAGCTGGCGCGTCCGCGCCTGTCGGTGCAGCACCACAGCGGGCGGGTGGGGATCGCGCTCGATGCGTCGATGACGCCGCCGTTCATGCGCCAGGTTTTGCGCGGCAACCTGGCCCTGTCCGGCCGCCTGTACATTGACCAGGCGCGCAGCGCCGTCATGCTGGCCGAGCCGGTGGTCGAAGGCTTTTCCATCACCGGCATGGAGGGCAGCGCCCAGCGCGACCTGCAACGCGTGGCCAATCTCTTGATGAGCAAGGTCATGGTCGATGTGCCGCTGTACCAGTTCCAGCCGCAAGACTTGCGCTACGGTGGCGTGCAGTTTGTGCCCACTGGCATCAGTACCACGCCGCGCGGCATCATGGTCTCGGTCGCGCCCGCCCGATAG
- a CDS encoding Hpt domain-containing protein, producing the protein MEPGNGAQTELRADLVTRDTIDVNDGIERVMGNRDLYARMLRRFRNDYQDGALPVRTALAAGDTLLAHRLVHTLKGAAGMIGAHRLHERAGELEQALRLDTGEFRAMLASLITEMEKVLQLLGVLLDGSPPPGMPVQLPTRALLGDTALLERLTQLLTNHDGGAIDVLEESRASLHVILGEATLQRVSDAVREFDYARALRALGETACGQGI; encoded by the coding sequence ATGGAACCCGGCAACGGCGCGCAGACGGAACTGCGGGCCGACCTCGTCACGCGCGACACCATCGATGTCAACGACGGCATCGAGCGCGTGATGGGCAACCGCGACCTGTACGCACGCATGCTGCGGCGTTTCCGCAACGATTATCAGGACGGCGCCTTGCCGGTCCGCACCGCACTGGCCGCAGGCGACACCCTGCTGGCGCACCGCCTGGTGCATACCCTGAAAGGGGCAGCCGGCATGATCGGCGCCCACCGCCTGCACGAGCGCGCCGGCGAGCTGGAACAGGCATTGCGGCTTGATACCGGCGAGTTCCGCGCGATGCTCGCCTCATTGATCACGGAAATGGAAAAAGTGCTGCAGCTGCTGGGCGTCCTGCTCGACGGCAGCCCGCCGCCCGGCATGCCGGTGCAGTTGCCCACCCGCGCCCTGCTCGGTGACACGGCCCTGCTGGAGCGCTTGACGCAATTGCTGACCAATCACGATGGCGGCGCCATCGATGTGCTGGAAGAATCACGGGCCAGCCTGCACGTGATCCTGGGCGAGGCAACCCTGCAGCGGGTGTCGGATGCGGTCAGGGAATTTGACTATGCGCGCGCCTTGCGGGCGCTTGGCGAGACGGCCTGCGGCCAGGGCATTTAA
- a CDS encoding CAP domain-containing protein, with the protein MKTIKGWQKSSIGLLITLALTACGGGSSSDGVNNPPPGTQPPPIIQPPPVTPPPATPVPLEPGAPPVTGNVATDGLNWLNFRRQQAGLSVLPRNALIDSAAEGHSNYQRLNEVTHVQEVGKPGFTGVSLFDRLQRAGYANPTNYFYGEVISASTSTSGVYLAEELITAIYHRFAIFEPRFKEIGAGALADSRGYNVLTINFGANNGYGPGLGAGNVVTWPIDGHTNVLRDFNSDNEAPDPVPNQNRVGYPISVHADADARLTVASFTMRPRGGADIATRLLSADADSVNTKTRSAVSIVPLAVLSPSTTYDVAFVGTLNGLPLTKSWSFTTRQ; encoded by the coding sequence ATGAAAACAATTAAAGGGTGGCAAAAGAGTAGCATTGGCTTGCTGATCACGCTCGCGCTGACCGCCTGTGGCGGTGGCAGCAGCAGCGATGGTGTCAACAATCCGCCTCCGGGCACGCAGCCGCCACCTATCATCCAGCCACCGCCGGTCACGCCGCCGCCTGCCACACCGGTGCCGCTTGAACCAGGCGCGCCGCCGGTGACGGGCAATGTGGCCACCGATGGCTTGAACTGGCTCAATTTCCGGCGCCAGCAGGCCGGCTTGTCGGTGCTGCCAAGGAATGCTTTGATTGACAGCGCTGCCGAGGGACACTCGAACTACCAGCGCTTGAACGAAGTGACCCACGTGCAGGAAGTGGGCAAGCCTGGCTTTACCGGCGTGTCGCTGTTCGACCGCCTGCAGCGCGCCGGCTACGCCAATCCGACCAATTATTTTTACGGCGAAGTCATTTCCGCCAGCACCTCGACGTCCGGCGTCTACCTGGCCGAAGAGTTGATCACGGCCATTTACCACCGCTTTGCCATTTTCGAGCCCCGCTTCAAGGAAATCGGCGCCGGCGCGCTGGCCGACAGCCGTGGCTACAACGTGCTGACCATTAACTTTGGCGCCAACAATGGCTATGGGCCTGGCTTGGGTGCCGGCAATGTCGTGACCTGGCCGATCGATGGCCACACCAACGTCCTGCGCGACTTCAACAGCGACAATGAAGCACCCGATCCCGTACCCAACCAGAACCGGGTGGGCTACCCGATCAGCGTGCATGCCGACGCCGATGCGCGCCTGACCGTGGCGAGCTTTACCATGCGTCCCCGCGGCGGGGCCGACATTGCCACCAGGCTGCTCAGTGCCGACGCCGACAGTGTCAATACCAAGACGCGCTCGGCCGTGTCGATCGTGCCGCTGGCAGTGCTCTCGCCGTCGACCACCTACGACGTGGCGTTCGTGGGCACGCTCAATGGCTTGCCGCTCACCAAGAGCTGGTCCTTCACGACGCGGCAGTAA
- the pssA gene encoding CDP-diacylglycerol--serine O-phosphatidyltransferase produces MKPTRQQRLARAKFALPSFVTLLSIACGFSSIVLSVENAHIGAAADYRMAAFLLVLAGVFDALDGYVARLTSTQSEFGMQLDSIADVMNFGCAPGLLLYCYGFTLLGADHPTLLRMGGLACFIFVACGALRLARFNVSVGRTDPRYFVGMPITAGAACVASVVVAWPQPLQGMAQAAGLVALLVAVGTLMVSTVRFPSSKQKKSPLLLALVAIALVLLAVLQWRFFVLFFLIYISATLLINIGWQMGWRGVPPPEVFED; encoded by the coding sequence TTGAAACCGACCCGCCAGCAACGCCTTGCGCGTGCCAAGTTTGCCCTGCCAAGTTTTGTCACCCTGCTATCGATTGCCTGTGGCTTCAGCAGCATTGTGCTGTCGGTTGAAAACGCGCACATCGGCGCCGCTGCCGATTACCGCATGGCGGCCTTCCTGCTGGTGCTGGCCGGCGTGTTCGACGCGCTCGATGGCTACGTGGCGCGCCTGACGTCCACCCAGTCCGAATTCGGCATGCAGCTCGATTCCATTGCCGACGTCATGAATTTTGGCTGCGCCCCGGGCCTCTTGCTGTACTGCTATGGCTTCACGCTGCTCGGGGCCGACCATCCCACCCTGCTGCGCATGGGCGGCCTGGCGTGCTTCATCTTTGTCGCCTGCGGCGCCTTGCGCCTGGCGCGCTTCAATGTCAGCGTGGGCCGCACCGACCCGCGCTACTTTGTCGGCATGCCGATTACGGCCGGTGCGGCCTGCGTGGCGTCGGTGGTGGTGGCCTGGCCCCAGCCCCTGCAGGGCATGGCCCAGGCCGCTGGGCTGGTGGCACTGCTGGTGGCCGTGGGCACGCTCATGGTGTCCACCGTGCGCTTCCCCAGCTCCAAGCAAAAGAAAAGTCCGCTGCTGCTGGCGCTGGTGGCCATTGCCCTGGTGCTGCTGGCCGTGCTGCAGTGGCGCTTCTTCGTGCTGTTCTTCCTCATTTATATCAGCGCCACGCTGCTGATCAACATTGGCTGGCAGATGGGCTGGCGCGGCGTGCCGCCACCGGAAGTGTTCGAAGACTAA
- a CDS encoding metal-sensing transcriptional repressor has product MADSALTIVEGSALTLAQKKDLLHRLARVEGQLRGVQRLIAMADVPGDCNAVAQQMAAARKALDRSFVQLLTASIVTQSANAEDLHSAQARASSLAAMLDKFA; this is encoded by the coding sequence ATGGCCGACAGCGCCCTTACCATCGTCGAGGGCAGCGCCCTCACCCTGGCGCAAAAGAAGGATTTGCTGCACCGGCTGGCGCGCGTGGAAGGCCAGCTGCGCGGCGTGCAGCGACTCATTGCCATGGCCGATGTACCGGGCGACTGCAACGCGGTGGCCCAGCAAATGGCGGCGGCGCGCAAGGCGCTCGACCGCTCCTTTGTCCAGCTGCTCACCGCCAGCATCGTGACCCAGAGCGCCAATGCCGAAGACCTGCACAGTGCCCAGGCACGCGCCAGCAGCCTGGCCGCCATGCTCGACAAGTTCGCGTAG
- a CDS encoding aldo/keto reductase family oxidoreductase — MNPALSGAIRCPRVTSRSGGPALSRIVAGMWRMSEWNMAPEQRVAFIERCIELGVTSFDHADIYGGYGVESLFGDALRLQPSLRDRIEIISKCGIKLVSPQRPQHGIQHYDTSAAHITASVEQSLRSLGTEHLDLLLIHRPDPLMDFDEMARTFERLRQAGKVGHFGVSNFSRHQFESLNKRIALATNQVEFSPLHLDPMFDQTFDGLQDVGVAPMIWSPLAGGRLFSAGEGQADHLRLVIKTIADDLGQPFASVVFAWIMQLPCRPIPLTGTGRIEAIAVAVAGTGFTLSKEQWFTILRAARGHEVA; from the coding sequence ATGAACCCTGCCTTGTCTGGAGCCATCCGCTGCCCGCGCGTGACAAGCCGCAGCGGCGGCCCGGCGCTGTCGCGCATTGTCGCCGGCATGTGGCGCATGAGCGAGTGGAACATGGCCCCCGAGCAGCGCGTGGCCTTCATCGAGCGCTGCATCGAGCTGGGCGTAACCAGCTTTGACCATGCCGACATTTATGGCGGCTACGGCGTGGAGTCCCTGTTCGGCGACGCGCTGCGCCTGCAGCCTTCGCTGCGCGACCGAATTGAAATCATTTCCAAGTGCGGCATCAAGCTGGTGTCGCCGCAGCGCCCGCAGCACGGCATCCAGCACTACGATACCAGCGCCGCCCACATCACCGCCTCGGTGGAACAGTCGCTGCGCAGCCTGGGCACCGAGCACCTGGACCTGCTGCTGATCCACCGGCCCGACCCGCTGATGGATTTTGACGAGATGGCGCGCACCTTCGAACGCCTGCGCCAGGCCGGCAAGGTAGGCCACTTTGGCGTGTCCAACTTCAGCCGCCACCAGTTTGAATCACTCAACAAGCGCATTGCCCTGGCCACCAACCAGGTCGAGTTTTCGCCGCTGCACCTGGACCCCATGTTCGACCAGACCTTCGACGGCCTGCAGGATGTGGGCGTGGCGCCGATGATCTGGTCACCGCTGGCCGGTGGCCGCCTGTTCTCGGCCGGCGAAGGCCAGGCCGACCATCTGCGCCTGGTCATCAAGACCATTGCCGATGACCTGGGCCAGCCTTTTGCCAGCGTGGTGTTCGCGTGGATCATGCAGCTGCCGTGCCGCCCGATTCCGCTGACCGGCACCGGCCGCATTGAAGCGATCGCGGTGGCCGTCGCCGGCACCGGCTTCACGCTGTCGAAGGAGCAGTGGTTCACCATCCTGCGCGCCGCGCGCGGCCACGAAGTCGCGTAA
- a CDS encoding D-alanyl-D-alanine carboxypeptidase family protein — MKKLFAAFAAGVLAISAAVAQTLPPPTIAARAWLLLDATSGQVIASQDPVARIEPASLTKIMTAYLTFAALRDKKLELNQKVNVSVRAWKVDASSSKMFIDPAVPVSINDLLHGLMVQSGNDAAVALAEAVAGDESAFVFLMNKEAQRMGLKNTRFGNPHGLPHPDNYSTAQDLSILAARVIRDFPEYYKIDSVKSFTYNKITQPNRNRLLWLDPTVDGMKTGHTEGSGYGMIASARRPSGNLQRRLISVVLGTTSDQARTQESQKLLNWGFQNFDTVKLYSKGQVIATPEVWKGSSSNVKIGFTNDVVVTVPKGVAGKMKPVLERKDPLVAPLPLNSRVGTLKMMVDGKPMMQLPVVALEEVSQATVFGRAWDSMRLWFK, encoded by the coding sequence ATGAAAAAACTATTCGCAGCCTTTGCTGCCGGCGTGCTGGCCATCTCGGCCGCCGTTGCGCAGACTCTGCCGCCTCCGACCATTGCCGCGCGCGCGTGGCTGCTGCTCGACGCCACCAGCGGCCAGGTCATCGCTTCGCAAGATCCCGTGGCCCGCATCGAGCCGGCTTCGCTGACCAAGATCATGACCGCCTACCTGACCTTTGCCGCCCTGCGCGACAAGAAGCTGGAACTCAATCAAAAGGTCAATGTCTCGGTGCGCGCATGGAAGGTCGATGCCAGTAGCTCCAAGATGTTCATTGACCCGGCCGTACCGGTCTCGATCAACGACTTGCTGCATGGTCTGATGGTGCAGTCGGGTAACGATGCTGCCGTGGCCCTGGCCGAAGCGGTGGCCGGCGACGAAAGCGCGTTTGTGTTCTTGATGAACAAGGAAGCCCAGCGCATGGGCCTGAAGAACACCCGTTTCGGCAATCCCCACGGCCTGCCGCACCCGGACAACTACTCCACCGCACAAGACCTGTCGATCCTGGCCGCGCGCGTGATCCGGGACTTCCCCGAGTATTACAAGATCGACTCGGTCAAGAGCTTCACCTACAACAAGATCACCCAGCCCAACCGCAACCGCCTGCTGTGGCTTGACCCGACCGTGGACGGCATGAAGACCGGCCACACCGAAGGCTCCGGCTACGGCATGATTGCCTCGGCCCGCCGTCCGAGCGGCAACCTGCAGCGGCGCCTGATCTCGGTGGTGCTCGGCACCACGTCCGACCAGGCCCGCACCCAGGAAAGCCAGAAGCTGCTCAACTGGGGCTTCCAGAATTTCGACACCGTCAAGCTGTACTCCAAGGGCCAGGTGATCGCCACGCCGGAAGTGTGGAAAGGTTCGTCCAGCAACGTCAAGATCGGCTTTACCAATGATGTGGTGGTGACCGTGCCCAAAGGCGTGGCCGGCAAGATGAAGCCTGTGCTGGAGCGCAAGGACCCGCTGGTGGCGCCGCTGCCGCTCAACAGCCGCGTCGGCACCCTCAAGATGATGGTGGACGGCAAGCCAATGATGCAGCTGCCGGTGGTCGCGCTGGAAGAAGTGAGCCAGGCCACGGTCTTCGGCCGGGCCTGGGATTCGATGCGCCTGTGGTTCAAATAA